Genomic window (Microbacterium oxydans):
CGCCTGGATCGCGGCCGACGCGACCGGGGTGATCGCGGCGAACGCGCCGAGCAGCGCGTCGGAGTGCGTGCGCACGCCCGCTGCGTCCCCCGAGTTGTCTCCGAGTGCACGGCCTGTGCCCGAGTGCACGGCCTGTTCACGCGAAGTACCCGTGCGCTCGGCGAGGTCCCGTGCACTCGACGAGCCAGCCGCGGCACCGCCGATCAGGGACACGTAGTTGAAGTCGTCGCCGGTGAACATGCGCACCCCCTCGGGGAGGCGCTCGCGGACCGAGATCTCGGACTCCGCGTTCAGCAGGCTCATCTTCACGCCGGCGACCTTGTCGGGGTTCTCGGCGATCACCTCGAGGAGCACGTCGGAGGCGGCCCGCCAGTCGTCGGAACCGAAGTAGCCGGCGAGCTCGGGGTCGAAGGCGGTGCCGAGCCAGTGCAGCACCACGGGCACGGTCGCGCGCGACAGCACCTCGCGGTACACGCGGCGGTAGTCCTCGGCATCCGTCGCGACACGGGCGAGGTGACGAGAGGCCATCAGCACCGGGCCGGCGCCCTGCTCCTCGGTGAAGTGCAGCTGCTCGAGGTAGGCCGCGATCACCTGGTCGAGCGAGATGTGCGTCTCGGCGACGTGATCGGTGTTGACGCCGACGACGACGGAGCCGCCCTCCTCGCGGGCGACCTCGGCCGTGCGGGAGATGAGCTCGCGGGTGGCCGCGGCATCCAGGCCCATGTTGCGCTGCGCGGTGTCCATGGCGTCGGCGACGCCGAGCCCCCAGGAGTAGACGTTGCGGCGGAACGCGAGAGTCGCCTCCCAGTCGATCTCGGCCGGCTGACCGGGGGTGTTGTCGGCGTGCACCTTCGGTACGACGTGGGCGGCGGCGTAGGCGATACGGCTCCGCAGCGGGGAGGTCGGACGCGCATAGGCGCCGGAGTCGTTCAGCGCGACGTCGCCGGTCTCACCGTTCGCGCGGAGGAGTCGGAGGGTGCTCATCGTGCGCCTCAGTCCAGGGCCAGCGGCTCGAGTGCGACCTTGCGGCCCTCGGCGCTCGACGTCAGCCCGGCCTCGGCGAACTGCACGCCCCGGGCGCCGGCGAGGAGGTCGAACGGGTAGTCGGTGCCCTCGACGTAGGACACCAGGTACTCCTCCCACTGCTGGCGGAAGCCGTTGAGGAACACGTCGTTGGTCGGCACCTTCTGCCAGTCCGCGTCGTAGTCGCGGGTGTCTTCGAGGTCGGGGTTCCACACCGGCTTCGGGGTGGCGTTGCGGGGCTGGATCTTGGCGCCGAACAGGCCGACCACCGCGGAGCCGTGCGTGCCGTCCACCTGGAACTCCACGAGCTCGTCGCGGTTGACGCGCACCGTCCACGAGGAGTTGATCTCGGCGATCACGCCGCCCTCGATCTCGAAGATGCCGTACGCGGCGTCCTCGGCGGTGGCGGTGTAGTGCTCGCCCTTCTCGTCCCAGCGGTCGGCGATGTGCACGGCCGCCTGGGCGTAGACGCTCTTGACCTCGCCGAAAAGGTTCTCGAGCACGTAGTTCCAGTGCGGGAACATGTCGGTGATGATGCCGCCGCCGTCTTCCGTGCGGTAGTTCCAGCTCGGGCGCTGTGCGGGCTGCCAGTCGCCCTCGAAGACCCAGTAGCCGAACTCGCCGCGCACCGAGAGGATGCGGCCGAAGAAGCCGGAGTCGATCAGTCGCTTGAGCTTCTGCAGACCCGGGAGGTAGAGCTTGTCGTGCACGACGCCGGTCTTGACGCCGGCCTCCTGGGCGAGACGCGCGAGCTCGAGCGCCTCGTCGAGCGACTCGGCGGTGGGCTTCTCCGTGTAGATCGCCTTGCCGGCCGCGATGGCCTTGCGGATGGCGGTGGCCCGGGCCTTGGTCACCAGGAAGTCGGCGTAGATCTCCCACTGCGGGTCGGCGAGGGCGGCATCGAGGTCGGTCGTCCAGTCCTCGATCCCGTGCTTCGCGGCCAGTTCGGCGAGCTTGGCCTCGCTGCGCCCGACGAGGATCGGCTTCACGGTGATGCGGGAGCCGTCGGGGAGCTCGATGCCGCCCTCCTCGCGGATCGCGAGGATCGAGCGCACCAGGTGCTGCCGGTATCCCATGCGCCCGGAGACGCCGTTCATGATGATCCCGATCTCGCGGGTGGTCGGCTGTGCCATGGTGTTCCGTTTCTCTCGCGGGAAGCTGTCCGCGCTCCATGTGTCCGGCAGGCCGGACCTCGAGTGGAAAGCGCTTTCCGTGATCTTGCCACGAGACACCATCCGCTCGCAACCACCGCTCGCCCGCGCCCCGGCGCCCCCGGCGCCCGAGCGCAGCCGCGGGTATGAGGCCAGCCGGTCGAGACCCGGTTCAGCGCACGGCGGTGCTGGCGCGCTCGACGAGGGCGGTCGGGACGACCCCAGACCCCTCGGCCTCCGGCGCACCCTCGATGGCGCCGACCAGTGCGGACACCGCGCGATGGGCGAGCGCGGTGAAGTCCTGGCGGATCGTGGTCAGCGGGGGGCGGTAGTTCGCGGCGTCGGGCACGTCGTCGAAACCGATCACGCCGACGTCCTCCGGCACACGGCGGCCGGCATCGGCGAGCGCGCGCAGCAACCCCAGCGCCATCTGGTCGTTGGCGCAGAAGACGGCGGATGCGTCAGCCAGCACTCCCCCGGCGGTGAATCCGGAATCGGCGCTCCAGTCCCCCCGGACGACGACGGGCGGACGGATGCCGGCGGCCGCGAGGGCCTCACGCCAACCCCGCTCCCGCTCGGCGGCGGCGAAGGAGTCGGCCGGACCGGCGAGGTGGTGCACGGTCGTGTGGCCGAGTGCGAGGAGCCGCTCCGTGGCCGCGGCCGCACCGCCGGCGTGGTCGCTGTGCACCGAGGTGAATCCGGCATCGGTCGGCGCATCCACCACGACCAGGCGCAGCCCCGGCGGCGTCTCGGTCCCGGGGACGAGCGCCGACGCCTCGTTCAGCACGATCGCGCCGTCGACCTCCTGCTCCGCGAGTCGCTCGAAGGCCTCGGCGACGCCGTCGGTCGCCGTGACCAGCGTGAGGGCGTATCCGCGTTCGGCGGCGGCCTCGGCCGTGGCCTGCAGCATCCGGGAGTTCCCGACCGTGGCGAGAGTGGTGACGACGAGTCCGATCGTCTGGGAGCGGCCGGTACGCAGGGCCCGGGCCGCACGATGCGGGCGGTAGCCGAGCTCGGTCATCGCGGCCTCGACACGGGCTCGGGTGTCGGGGTCGACCCGCGGGCTGTCGTTCACGACGCGCGACACGGTCTGCCCCGAGACCCCCGCACGAGCGGCGACCATGGCCATCGACACGCGCCCGGATGCCGGACGGCGACGGCCGGACATCGACCCCTCGCCCTTGTCGCGTTCGCTCTCGGCCACGCTCCTCCTCCGTCCGCCGCCCCGGTTGCTCATCGCGCGTGATCCCGGAGCCACTTTCTCCGTGTTGACGTTATCACGGCACTGTGCGTACCATGTTTACGTGAACACGAACGATCTCCCCGAGCTGCGCTCCGAGCCCCTGGGCGCCGGCGTCGTCCGACGCGCCACCACCCTCGCCGACGGCCGCGACCTGATCTACTACGACGATCCCGGCACCGCACTCGGAGCCGAGCGCGCCGTCGACGCCCGTACCCTCGATCCCCGACCCGAGACGGCCACGATGCGCCTCGATGTGCTCACCGGGGACTGGATCACCGTCGCCGCCAACCGCCAGAACCGCGTCATGATGCCCAGCGCCGACGCCGACCCGCTGGCGCCGCAGACACCGGGCAACCCCTCCGAGGTGCCGTCGCGCTACGACGTCGCGGTCTTCGAGAACCGCTCCCCCGCGTTCGGCCCTGCGCTCGCCGAGGCCGTGGGCACCGCGCCGCAGGCGGCGAACGCCCCGCGTGGCCTCGACGACCTGGCCGTCCTCGGCCTCGGCCGCACCCGCACCTCGGTCGGACGCTGCGAGGTCGTGTGCTTCAGCCCCGAGCACTCGGGATCGTTCGGCACGCAGTCCGTGACCCGCGCGCGCACCGTGATCGAGGCGTGGGCCGACCGCACGGCCGCGATCTCGCAGCTGCCGGGGATCGAGCAGATCTTCCCGTTCGAGAACCGCGGCGAGGCGATCGGCGTCACCCTCCCGCACCCGCACGGCCAGATCTACGCGTACCCGTACGTGACCCCGCGCACCACCCGCCTGCTGGAGTCGATCGACCGGACCGCACCCGACCTGTTCCAGCGCATCCTGGAGTCGGAGCAGGCATCCGAGCGCGTCGTGTTCCGCGGCGAGCACTGGACCGCCTTCGTGCCCTTCGCCGCTCGCTGGCCGCTCGAGGTGCACCTGATGCCGCACCGCCACGTCCCCGACTTCGCCGAGACCACCGAGGCCGAGCGAGACGAGCTCGCGCCGCTGTACCTGCGGCTGCTCCGGGGCGTCGACGCCCTCTACGACTCCCCGACCCCGTACATCGCCGCCTGGCACCAGGCGCCCGTGCACATCGGCCGCGACACCGTCCGCCTGCACCTGCAGCTGACGAGTCCGCGCCGCGCCGCCGACAAGCTGAAGTTCCTGGCCGGCTCCGAGGCCGCGATGTGGGCGTGGGCCGCCGAGGTGCCGCCGGAGCTGGGCGCCGCGCGCCTCCGCGAGGCGATCGAACGCGCGTCGCAGGACCCGACCGCCGAAGGAGCCTCCGCATGACCGCCGCCCACGACGCCGCCCGGGCGCTGTTCACCGACCTCACCGGCCGCGAGCCCGACGGCCTGTGGTCGGCCCCCGGACGGGTCAACCTCATCGGCGAGCACACCGACTACAACGACGGCTTCGTGCTCCCGTTCGCGATCCCGCAGCGCACGGTCGCCGCGGTCGCCCTGCGCGACGATCACCGCGGCCGGGTCCTGGTCGGCTCGACCTTCGCGTCCGAGCCGGTCGAGGTCGCCCTCGACGAGCTCGACCGGCTGTTCCCCACCGCGGCCGGCGCCCACCCGGCCGTCCCGGAGTGGGCCGCCTACCCGCTCGGGGTCGCCTGGGCCCTGCGCCAGGCGGCGGAGGACGCGAGCGGATTCGCCGGACTCGACATCGCGATCGCCTCCGACGTGCCCGTGGGCGCGGGGCTCTCCTCCTCCGCCGCGATCGAGGGCGCGACGGCGTCCGCCCTCGACGAGCTGTGGGGCACGGGCCTCGACGGCACGGCTCTGGCCCGCATCGGACGCCGTGCCGAGAACGAGGCCGTCGGGGCGCCCACCGGGATCATGGACCAGATGGCGTCGATGCTCGGCGAGCCCGACACGGCGATCTTCCTCGACTGCCGCTCCCTGGAGACCGAGCTCGTGCCGCTCGGCGTCGCGGAAGCCGGACTCGCGATCCTCGTGATCGACACCCGCGTGAAGCACGCCCACTCCACGGGCGGCTATCGCGAGCGCCGGGCATCCTGCGAGCTCGGAGCCTCGATCATGGGCGTGCCCGCGCTGCGCGACGTGACGGTCGCCGACCTGCCGCGCGCACAGGATCTGATGGACGACGTGACGTTCCGTCGGGTGCGCCACATCGTCACCGAGAACCAGCGCGTGCTCGACACGGTGCAGGTGCTCCGGGAGCACGGCGTGCGCGCGGTCGGCGACCTGCTCGTCGCCTCGCACGCGTCGATGCGCGACGACTTCGAGATCTCGACCCGCGAGCTCGACACCGCGGTCGACACCGCCCTCGCCGCGGGCGCGCTCGGTGCTCGCATGACCGGTGGGGGCTTCGGCGGGGCCGCGATCGCTCTGATCGAGCAGGACGCCGTCGACGCCGTGTCCCAGGCGGTGACCACGGCGTTCGCCGCAGCCGGGTTCGACGCGCCGCTGCTGTTCACCGTCACGCCGTCCGCCGGCCCGCGCCGCGACGCCTGACAGAATGAAGGGTCGAGCCGCCATCGCCGCGGCAGGAGAGGAACGCATGTCCTGGATCGTCACCGGCGGCGCCGGCTACATCGGCGCCCACGTCGTCCGCGCGCTCGCGGATGCCGGGCTCACTCCCGTCGTGCTCGACGACCTCTCCAGCGGCGTGCCGTCGTTCGTCCCCGAGGGCGTGCCGTTCGTGCAGGGCAGCATCCTCGACCGCGCCCTCGCCGAGAAGACGCTCCGCGACCACGACGCCGACGGCGTCATCCACGTCGCCGGGTACAAGTACGCCGGTGTCTCGGTGCAGCGCCCCCTGCACACGTATGCGCAGAACGTCGAGGGCACCCGGATCATCCTCGAGGCGATGGAGGCCGCCGGGGTCTCGAACATCGTCTTCTCGTCGTCGGCCGCGGTGTTCGGCACCCCCGATGTCGCCCTCGTGGTCGAGGACACCGCCAAGAAGCCCGCCAGCCCCTACGGCGAATCGAAGCTCATCGGCGAGTGGCTGCTGCGCGATCAGGCCATCGCGACCGCCGAGTCGGAGCGTCCGCTGCGCCACACCTCGCTGCGCTACTTCAACGTGGTGGGCTCGGCCGACCCGACGGTGTACGACGTCAGCCCGCACAACCTCTTCCCGATCGTCTTCGAGGCGCTCATCGCGGGCAGGACCCCGAAGATCTTCGGCGACGACTACGCCACCGAAGACGGCACGAACGTGCGCGACTACGTGCACGTGGGCGACATCGCCGCCGCTCACGTCGCCGCGGCGCAGCGCCTCGCCGGCGGCCAGCCGATCGAGGCCGCCTACAACCTCGGCTCCGGCGACGGACTCAGCGTGAAGCAGATCATGGATGCCGTCGCCCGCGTCACCGGCATCGACTTCACACCCGAGATCGGACCGCGCCGCCCCGGCGACCCCGACCGCATCGTCGCGACCGGCGAGCTCGCGGCCCGCGATCTCGACTGGACCATGCGCTACACGGTGGACGAGATGGTGCGCACGGGGTGGGAGGCGCGGCAGGCCGCGCAGTCGTAGTCGTCAGAGGTCGCGGGCGCGGATCGGGTAGAGCCAGAAGCAGAGCCACGCGAGCGCGGTGAAGCAGAGCGGCACCACGGCGAGCATCAGGCGGATGGCGCCGTCGACGCCGTCCGGCTGGGCGTCCTCCAGCGTCGCGTCGAAGCCGGACGACGTCAGCACCACCGCGGCGACGATCGCCTGCAGCACCACGGAGCCGCGCACCACGAAGCCGTTCACACCGAAGTACGCCCCTTCCCGGCGGTGCCCGGTGCGCACGGCATCCTCGTCGATGATCTGCGCGAGCATCACCTCGAGCAGCTGCAGCAGACCGCCCACGCCCACACCGACCGCCACACCGACCAGGGCCGCGCCCAGCACATCCGCCGGCGCGAGGTACCCGAGCACCGCGACGCCGAACACGGCCACGCTCCACAGCACGGCCGTGCGTGGGGAGGTGCGACGCACGACCGCGCTCCAGAGCACGATCGAGGGGATCGCGGTGACGAAGATGGCCCCGAGCAGGAGGCTGCCCTGTCCCTCGGGGGCATGCAGCGAGTACCGCACGTAGAACGGGATGGCCGCGAGGATCACGGCGATCGAGGTCTGCACGAACAGCGAGCCGAGCACGTACGGCACGAAGGCGCGGTTGCGGAACGTGTACTTCAGCTGGTCGCCCCAGCGCATGGCCTCCGACGCCGCCTCGGGCACGCGGCGCTCGATCATGCCGCCGAAGAACGACCAGACGAGCAGCACCAGGCACACGCCCCCGAGCACCAGCGCCATGCCGGGCCAGCCGAGCGCGCTGTAGAGGGCGGGCGCGCCGGCCGTGCCCAGCACCATGCCGAGGATCGCGAAGATCTGTCGCGGCACGTTGCCGCGGGCGCGCTCCTCCGTGGTGCGGAAGATCTCCGGGAACAGCGCGGAGATGTTCAGCACCACGACCACGAACGCGATGTCGTACACGGCCACGACGACGAGGAACCAGACGATGAGGCCGGCGACCGGCAGCTCGGGCGGCATCCAGACCAGCGCGAACGCCACGACGAGCGGCACGATGCCCAGGCCGATCCACGGGATGCGTCGACCCCACGGGGTGCGCAGCCGGTCGGAGAGCGCGCCGACCACGGGGTTCAGCAGCGCGTTCAGGATGCCGTGGGCGATCATCGCCACCGCCACCCAGCCGGCCGGCACCGCGAGGTGCGAGACGTAGAAGTAGACGACGAAGGCCGAGAAGGTCTGCGCCATGAGCTGCGTCGGGAACCCCGATGCGCCGAACGCGATCGTCTGCGCCCTGGTCGGGGCCGCGTCCAGACGACGGTCGCGGACGCGCTCGCGCAGAGACGTCATCGAGCGTCCCCGCGCTGCAGGTCCCGGAGGTCGCGCCACCCGATGCGCACGAGCGACTCGTCCTCGATGGCCTGCAGCACGGCGGGATCGCTCAGCAGGCGCAGCTCGTACCCGCGCTTCGCCGCGCTGAAGTCGACGGCCGCACGGAGCTCGTCGTCGTCGACCATCGGATGCAGGTAGATCTCGGTGACCCCGGCGGGCACGGCGCGCAGCAGCGCGATGAACCCGTCGCGCATCTGCTCGTAGGTCTCCTCCTCCGAGGTGCCCTCCCTCAGGAGCTCGAACGGATGCGACCAGAGCCGGTCGATGATCTCGACCCCGAACGCGGCGGCGGCGGCCGCGGCCTCGTCGAGCTTGCCCTGCAGCGCAGGCTCCTCCCCCACGCCGTCCATGCTGCGGGGCAACCGGAAGGGAAGCCCGTGGCGCGCGGCCAGCTCGAACACCGGGCGGAGGAAGTCGCGACCGGTGACGAGCCCGTAGACCGAGCCCATGTGGTTGTCGAGGTGCGTCACGTCGACACCGGCATCGAGTGCGGCCTGCAGCTGGGCGGCGAGCTCGGCGGCGACGTCCTCGTCGGACGCGGCGCGCTCCACGGACGCCACATCGACGGGGAAGAAGCCGGCCGCGTCGACGAGGGTCGTCGCCGTGCCGGTCAGCGGGCGCCAGCGGTAGCGCGCCCACTCGCTCGTGAGCACGAGGTGCACGCCCACGTCGAGGTCGGTGCGGGATGCGGCGAAGGCGAGGGCCTCCGGCGACCACGAGCACGGCACCATCACGGTCGTCGAATCGATCCGGCCGGCGTCGAGCAGCTCGACGATGGCCGTGTTCGCCGCGTGGCACATGCCGAAGTCATCCGCGTTGAGGATGATCGCCCGGGCGCCGGGGGCGAGGCCGAGGCGATCGGCGAGGTCGGAGGGTGCGGTCATCGGAGGCTCCTGTCGGGAAGGAACAGCGGGGCGGACGGGGGTCAGCGACCTGTCTTGGGCGCTGGGGTGAGGATCCGGGTGAAGAGGGCGACGCGGAGGGCGGAGGCGGCCTCGCCGACCGCGCCCACGAGCGGGGCCTCGGGGCCGAACGACGACACGAGGAACCGCAACGGCAGCTGGGCCGCGTACTGGTCGGCGATGCTCCGGATGGCCTCGACGAGCGCCGGGTGCGCGGCTTTGCCGCTCAGGATGAACGCCTCGGGATCGAGCACGAGCCCCACGCTGCCGGCCACGAGCACGATGCGTCGGCCGATCTCGGCGACGATCCGGAGCGCGGCCTCGTCCCCGTCCGCGGCGGCTTCGAGGTGATCCGCCAGCGAGGCGTCGGCGTCGCAGCCCTCGCCGAGCGCGAGATCGCCGACGACGGCGTCGCTCACGATGGGGGCGCCGATCGGGAGCGGGGTCTGCGGAAGGTACATGACCTCGCCGGCGACCCCGGAGAATCCCCGGTGCAGTGCCCCGTCGATCACGATGCCCGCCCCGAGTCCGTCGTCGAGGAGCAGCAGCGCGAAGCTGGCGAGGTCACCGCCCGCACCACCGGTGAGCTCGGCGAGCGCGGCGAGGTTGACGTCGTTCTCGATGCGGACGGGGCAGTCGAGGGCCGCGGCCAGTGCCGCGCGGAACGCCCCGCCGTCGGGACCGAGGTCGTCGCGGATGCCGCCGTCGGCCGTGACGATGCCGGGGACGCCGACGACCGCGAGGTGCACGGCGCCCTTCCCCACCTTGAGCGTGCGACGGCAGCGGTCGACGAGGTCGACAATGTGCGCGACGCGCTCCTCGGCGGGCGGCAGAGCAGCGTGCTGCTCCGCTCGCACGACTCCGCTCGCGTCGACGAGGACGACATGCGCGGCGTGGTGGTCGATGTGCACGGCAACCGCATATCCCAGCCGCGGGTGGAGGGCGACGCGACCGGCGGCCGGACCGCGCGTCTCCCGGTCGACGCCCGCGGAGGCGACCGCTCCCGCCCCTTCCAGCATCCGCAGCACCTGGGTGACCGCGGTGCGGGAGAGGCCCGTGGCGGACATCAGTTCCGCGCGGGTCTGGGGGCCGCTGCGTGCGAGGGATTCCAGGATCGCGCGACCGTTGAGCGTGCGTAACAGACCCTGCGGTCCCGCGAGTGGTCTGGACATGTTCTCCCCGAGATCTGGTCCGTGCGCCGATGCCCGCTCAGCATGCCACATCAGGTCGCACTCGTCGACACTTCGAGTCATACCCATCGCTCGATTTGACGCTCCCCCGTCTCGCCGTTTACATTACAGATCGGTAACGGCGGCATTCGGGGGGATCGACCGCCGCCCGCACCTGCTCTCCCCCGGAAGGATCCCGTCACGAATTCCCTGCCACCCGAGCGCGCGCACGACGCCTCGGACGCTCCCGCCGAAGTCCCTGACTCACCTCGCCCGCTGCTGCGGCGCGACCTGCGTCGATCGACCACCACCGACGCTCAGAGTCCCCGCACGGCGACCACGCCGGATGCCGCTGCCGCTCGCCCGGCCCAGCCGCAGCCGCAGCCCCAGCCGCAGGCGCAGGCGCAGGACCAGCCGCAGGCGCAGGACCAGGCCCAGCCGCAGCCTCAGACGGCCGACGAGCCCCGCCCGCAGACCCCGCGCGGCCGCCCCCTGCCCTCCGCCCCGCGCGCGGCAGCCCGAGCCCGGATTCGCCCCCGCCGACCCCAGCGTCCGTGGGCGCGGGCCAAGGCCCTCGGCGCCACCTTCGCGGTCGGTGCGATGGTCGTCGGAGCCGTTCTTCCCGCGCTGAGCCCGGTGGCCGGCCAGGTCGCCGCCGCCACCGCCAGCATCACCGCCGCGGACGGCGTCGCGCAGTCCTACACCTCGACCGACGAGATCCAGGCGGAGATCGCTCCGCGGGGAAGCTTCTCCGCGACGACGCCCGAGGAGATCACGGAGGCCCGCAACCGTGCGGCCGCGGCCGCGATCGCTGCCGGCATGCCTCTCGGCAGCGCGATCGAGATCCCGGTCGCCGATCGCATCGTCATGCCGATGGCGGCGGGGACCTACACGTTCACCGACGGCTTCGGCGCCTCGCGGCCGGGCCGCTCGCACCTCGGCCAGGACTTCGCCGCGCCCGTGGGAACGCCGATCAACGCCGCGATGAAGGGCTGCGTCTCCCGTTCCACCGAGAGCTACCAGGGCTACGGCGTGACGATCCAGATCGAGAGCATCGTCGACGGACAGGCCGTCAGCACGGTCTACTCGCACCTGAACTACGGGACCCGTGCGGTCGAGGTCGGAGAGTGCGTCGACGAGGGCCAGTACATCGGCGACGTCGGATCGACCGGGTACGTGTTCGGCTCGTGCCTGCACTTCGAGGTGCACATCAGCACGGTGCCCGTCGACCCCATGCCGTGGCTCAAGAAGAACGTGAACGCCTGACCGCACGACCCCCGCTCCGCCTCCGCGATCCCTAGGGTGGAGGGATGAGCCCGATCGTGGTCCGCGACGCCCGTGTCGACGACGCCGAGGAGGTCGCCGGCGTGCACGTCCGCTCCTGGCAGGCGGCGTACCGCGGGCTCATCGACCAGGCCGTGCTCGACGGTCTCTCCGTCGAGCAGCGCGCCGAGTCCTGGCGCGGCTTCGTCGCCGCCCCGCTGCCGACCGGTCTCGGCATCCTCGTCGCCGTCCGCGACGATCGTGTGGTCGGCTGGACCTCGTTCGGCTCCGGGCGCGACCCCGACGGCCTGTCCGACGGGGAGGTCTACGGCATCTACGCCGACCCGACCGCGTGGTCGACGGGCGCCGGGCACGCACTGCTCGAAGCCGCCGAGCAGCGGATCGCCGCCGCGGGGCACGACCGCGCCTACCTGTGGGTGCTCGACGGGAACGACCGCGCCGACACCTTCTACGCCCGCCACGGGTGGGAGGAGGACGGTGCGATCAAGATCGAGGAGCGTCCGCAGATGACCCTGCGCGAGCACCGTCGGGTGAAGGACCTGCGGCGCCGCTGATCCTGCCCGCTGGTCGTGCGCCGTACGCCACGGCACCGCACCCCACGGCATCGCACGCCACGGCACCGCACCCCACGGCACCGCACCCCAGTACTCAGTCGAGCGCGGTCATCACGTGCTTGATGCGGGTGTAGTCGTCGAACCCGTACTGCGAGAGATCCTTGCCGTAGCCGGAGTGCTTGAAGCCGCCGTGGGGCATGTCCGACACGAACGGGATGTGCGTGTTGATCCACACGCAGCCGAAGTCGAGGTCACGGGAGAACCGCATCGCCCGCGCGTGATCGGTGGTCCACACCGACGAGGCGAGCGCGTAGGGCACGTCGTTGGCCATCTGCAGCGCCTCCTCATCCTCGGAGAACGCCTGCACGGTGAGCACCGGGCCGAAGATCTCGCCCTGCACGACCTCGTCGTCCTGCCGCACGCCCGACACGATCGTGGCCTCCCAGAAGTAGCCCTGGTCGCCCTGGCGCCGTCCACCGGTCTCGATCTTCGCGTGCGCGGGGAGACGATCGATGAAGCCCTGCACCTGGGCGAGCTGCGCCGCGCTGCTCAGCGGCCCGTAGAGCACGCCCTCCTCCCGCGGGCCACCCGTGCGGGCGTGCGTCTTCACCCTGGCGACCAGCGCTTCGACGAGCTCGTCGTGCCGCGACGCGTGCACCAGCACGCGCGTGGCGGCGGTGCAGTCCTGCCCGCCGTTGAAGAACGCGCCCGTGATGATGCCGTCGGCGGCCTTCTCGATCGAGGCGTCCGCGAACACGATCGCGGGCGCCTTCCCGCCGAGCTCGAGGTGAACGCGCTTGACGTCGTCCGCCGCCGACCGCGCCACCGCCATGCCGGCCCGGACGGAGCCCGTGATGGCGACCATCTGCGGGGTCGGATGCTCCACCAGCGCGACACCGGTGTCCCGATCCCCGAGCACCACGTTGAGCGTTCCGGCCGGTGTGTGCAGGGCGACGATCTCGGCGAGCAGCAGCGTCGTGAGCGGCGTGGACTCCGCAGGCTTGAGCACCACGGTGTTCCCGGCGGCGAGCGCGGGGGCGATCTTCCACACCGCCATGTTCAGCGGATAGTTCCACGGGGTCACCTGCCCGATCACGCCGACCGGCTCGCGGCGCACGAAGGAGGTGTGCCCGGCGAGGTACTCCCCCGCGGCCCGACCCTCGAGACTGCGCGCGGCACCGGCGAAGAAGCGCAGCTGGTCGATCGACTGCATGATCTCGTCGGCGACGAGGCTGCCGCGCGGCTTGCCCGTGTCCTGCGACTCCAGGTCGGCGAACTCCTCGGCCCTCGCCTCCATCTCGTCGGCGATGCGGAACAGCGCGAGCTGGCGCTCGGCGGGCGTGGTGTCGCGCCAGAGCGGGAAGGCGGCGGATGCGGCGGCATAGGCGTCATCCACATCGCCGCGCACGGAGAGGGGCAGTTCGCCGTACGTCTCCTCCGTGACCGGGTCGATGAGCGGCAGGCGCCCCTCGCCGGTCGCGGGCACGGAGCGGCCGCCGATGAAGTTCTGCAGCGGTGCGGAGTTCTTCAGAAGGTGACTGGGCATGGCGTCATCGTAGCCTCATCCGTGCGGAATCTGTAGATCTGGTTCTTTCAAACGACTGATTCGGTTGCCATTGCGCACTTCTACTGGCAATATCGA
Coding sequences:
- the galE gene encoding UDP-glucose 4-epimerase GalE, which codes for MSWIVTGGAGYIGAHVVRALADAGLTPVVLDDLSSGVPSFVPEGVPFVQGSILDRALAEKTLRDHDADGVIHVAGYKYAGVSVQRPLHTYAQNVEGTRIILEAMEAAGVSNIVFSSSAAVFGTPDVALVVEDTAKKPASPYGESKLIGEWLLRDQAIATAESERPLRHTSLRYFNVVGSADPTVYDVSPHNLFPIVFEALIAGRTPKIFGDDYATEDGTNVRDYVHVGDIAAAHVAAAQRLAGGQPIEAAYNLGSGDGLSVKQIMDAVARVTGIDFTPEIGPRRPGDPDRIVATGELAARDLDWTMRYTVDEMVRTGWEARQAAQS
- a CDS encoding MFS transporter; the encoded protein is MTSLRERVRDRRLDAAPTRAQTIAFGASGFPTQLMAQTFSAFVVYFYVSHLAVPAGWVAVAMIAHGILNALLNPVVGALSDRLRTPWGRRIPWIGLGIVPLVVAFALVWMPPELPVAGLIVWFLVVVAVYDIAFVVVVLNISALFPEIFRTTEERARGNVPRQIFAILGMVLGTAGAPALYSALGWPGMALVLGGVCLVLLVWSFFGGMIERRVPEAASEAMRWGDQLKYTFRNRAFVPYVLGSLFVQTSIAVILAAIPFYVRYSLHAPEGQGSLLLGAIFVTAIPSIVLWSAVVRRTSPRTAVLWSVAVFGVAVLGYLAPADVLGAALVGVAVGVGVGGLLQLLEVMLAQIIDEDAVRTGHRREGAYFGVNGFVVRGSVVLQAIVAAVVLTSSGFDATLEDAQPDGVDGAIRLMLAVVPLCFTALAWLCFWLYPIRARDL
- a CDS encoding polysaccharide deacetylase family protein — translated: MTAPSDLADRLGLAPGARAIILNADDFGMCHAANTAIVELLDAGRIDSTTVMVPCSWSPEALAFAASRTDLDVGVHLVLTSEWARYRWRPLTGTATTLVDAAGFFPVDVASVERAASDEDVAAELAAQLQAALDAGVDVTHLDNHMGSVYGLVTGRDFLRPVFELAARHGLPFRLPRSMDGVGEEPALQGKLDEAAAAAAAFGVEIIDRLWSHPFELLREGTSEEETYEQMRDGFIALLRAVPAGVTEIYLHPMVDDDELRAAVDFSAAKRGYELRLLSDPAVLQAIEDESLVRIGWRDLRDLQRGDAR
- a CDS encoding ROK family transcriptional regulator, with the protein product MSRPLAGPQGLLRTLNGRAILESLARSGPQTRAELMSATGLSRTAVTQVLRMLEGAGAVASAGVDRETRGPAAGRVALHPRLGYAVAVHIDHHAAHVVLVDASGVVRAEQHAALPPAEERVAHIVDLVDRCRRTLKVGKGAVHLAVVGVPGIVTADGGIRDDLGPDGGAFRAALAAALDCPVRIENDVNLAALAELTGGAGGDLASFALLLLDDGLGAGIVIDGALHRGFSGVAGEVMYLPQTPLPIGAPIVSDAVVGDLALGEGCDADASLADHLEAAADGDEAALRIVAEIGRRIVLVAGSVGLVLDPEAFILSGKAAHPALVEAIRSIADQYAAQLPLRFLVSSFGPEAPLVGAVGEAASALRVALFTRILTPAPKTGR
- a CDS encoding M23 family metallopeptidase, translating into MVVGAVLPALSPVAGQVAAATASITAADGVAQSYTSTDEIQAEIAPRGSFSATTPEEITEARNRAAAAAIAAGMPLGSAIEIPVADRIVMPMAAGTYTFTDGFGASRPGRSHLGQDFAAPVGTPINAAMKGCVSRSTESYQGYGVTIQIESIVDGQAVSTVYSHLNYGTRAVEVGECVDEGQYIGDVGSTGYVFGSCLHFEVHISTVPVDPMPWLKKNVNA
- a CDS encoding GNAT family N-acetyltransferase, with product MSPIVVRDARVDDAEEVAGVHVRSWQAAYRGLIDQAVLDGLSVEQRAESWRGFVAAPLPTGLGILVAVRDDRVVGWTSFGSGRDPDGLSDGEVYGIYADPTAWSTGAGHALLEAAEQRIAAAGHDRAYLWVLDGNDRADTFYARHGWEEDGAIKIEERPQMTLREHRRVKDLRRR